In Bradyrhizobium sp. CCBAU 051011, the following are encoded in one genomic region:
- a CDS encoding alpha/beta hydrolase, whose product MQPKSTLPMAEVTILPLRARSADQGGYRQSAVPAEQPVAPVTQGTNGETYQADRALHAMLARMSGGISPAALLLAYADWLSHLAWSPQRQIEISQDALVEAKRFLEAVQHFYSPGQGPWSLIRPPAQDRRFDRPEWEHPPFNLMAQAFLLGQQWWHNATTGVRGVAKQNEAIVEFSVRQMLDVLSPSNFAATNPEVLRKSFESGGKNFVRGWHNFCTDWMSLASAGLGPVKTGDFVVGETVATSRGKVVFSNELVELIQYCPTTGKVHPEPILIVPAWIMKYYILDLSPQNSLVKYLTGEGFTVFMISWRNPDAADREVAFDDYRKLGVKAALDTIGDIVPDRQVHALGYCLGGTLLSISAATMARDGDDRLKSISLLAAQTDFTEAGELTLFINESQVAFLEDMMWERGVLDTTQMAGAFQLLRSNDLIWSRLTRDYLMGERAMPSDLMAWNADATRLPYRMHSEYLRKLFLNNDLAGGRYLVEGKPISLSDIRTPMFVVGTLRDHVAPWKSVYKIHYQVDADVTFLLTSGGHNGGIVAPPGEHGHSYRVKTEVADATYTGPDEWLKTVPLVEGSWWPAWTKWLAARSSEPSEPPGMGTKSDESDLPDAPGDYVLH is encoded by the coding sequence ATGCAGCCGAAATCAACACTGCCAATGGCGGAAGTGACCATCTTGCCGCTTCGTGCCCGTTCCGCGGACCAGGGTGGCTATCGGCAGTCAGCCGTGCCGGCCGAACAGCCAGTTGCGCCGGTAACGCAAGGAACGAACGGCGAAACATATCAGGCCGATCGCGCCCTTCATGCGATGCTGGCGCGCATGAGCGGCGGCATTTCGCCAGCAGCGCTGCTGCTGGCCTATGCGGACTGGCTTTCGCATCTCGCCTGGTCGCCGCAGCGACAGATCGAGATTTCGCAGGATGCGCTGGTCGAAGCGAAGCGGTTTCTTGAAGCCGTACAACACTTCTATTCGCCCGGGCAGGGACCGTGGTCGCTGATCAGGCCGCCAGCGCAGGACAGGCGCTTCGATCGGCCGGAGTGGGAACATCCACCATTCAATCTGATGGCGCAGGCGTTTCTCCTGGGCCAACAATGGTGGCACAACGCCACCACGGGCGTGCGCGGCGTGGCGAAGCAGAACGAAGCGATCGTCGAATTTTCGGTCCGGCAGATGCTGGACGTGCTGTCGCCCTCCAATTTTGCCGCGACCAATCCGGAAGTGCTGCGGAAATCGTTCGAGAGCGGCGGCAAGAACTTCGTGCGAGGCTGGCATAATTTCTGCACCGACTGGATGAGCCTGGCGTCCGCGGGTCTTGGACCTGTCAAAACCGGCGATTTCGTTGTCGGCGAAACAGTCGCGACGTCGCGCGGCAAGGTGGTGTTCAGCAACGAATTAGTCGAGCTTATCCAGTATTGTCCGACCACCGGCAAGGTGCATCCGGAACCGATCTTGATCGTGCCGGCCTGGATCATGAAGTACTACATTCTCGATCTGTCGCCGCAGAACTCACTGGTGAAGTATCTCACCGGCGAAGGCTTCACCGTCTTCATGATCTCGTGGCGCAATCCGGACGCGGCCGACCGTGAGGTCGCCTTCGATGACTATCGAAAGCTCGGCGTCAAGGCCGCGCTCGACACGATCGGCGATATCGTGCCCGATCGCCAGGTTCATGCGCTCGGCTATTGCCTGGGTGGAACGCTGTTGTCGATATCGGCCGCGACCATGGCGCGTGACGGCGACGACCGCCTGAAGTCGATCAGCTTGCTTGCCGCGCAAACGGATTTCACCGAGGCCGGCGAGTTGACCCTGTTCATCAACGAAAGCCAGGTCGCGTTCCTCGAAGACATGATGTGGGAGCGCGGCGTTCTCGATACCACGCAGATGGCGGGCGCATTCCAGCTGCTGCGTTCCAACGATCTGATCTGGTCGCGACTCACCCGTGACTATTTGATGGGAGAGCGGGCGATGCCCAGCGATCTGATGGCCTGGAATGCGGATGCCACCCGTCTGCCTTACCGGATGCATTCGGAGTATCTGCGCAAGCTGTTCCTCAACAATGATCTTGCCGGGGGACGATATCTTGTCGAGGGAAAGCCGATCTCGCTTTCGGACATTCGCACGCCAATGTTCGTGGTAGGCACCCTTCGCGATCACGTCGCGCCGTGGAAGTCCGTCTACAAGATCCACTACCAGGTCGATGCCGACGTGACCTTCCTTCTTACCAGCGGCGGCCATAATGGGGGAATCGTGGCGCCTCCCGGCGAACACGGTCACAGCTATCGGGTCAAGACTGAAGTGGCGGACGCGACCTATACCGGCCCCGACGAATGGCTGAAGACTGTGCCGCTGGTTGAAGGATCGTGGTGGCCGGCATGGACGAAGTGGCTGGCAGCGCGATCCAGCGAGCCATCTGAGCCGCCGGGCATGGGCACAAAATCGGACGAGAGCGATCTGCCCGATGCGCCGGGCGACTACGTTCTTCACTAA
- a CDS encoding universal stress protein produces MFRNILVHIPSERPVRPVIEVAVALAMARRSRLDAVAIGYESMGGVGMLVGSGGAAIAAAVGAEQARAQERADAAISVFEVEAKLAEIAYDVRSLTAIPAEAGEAIGVLARLYDMTIVLQPDSSKSNYDNDIPQAILFNSGGPMLMIPHIHKGPLDTHHVGIAWDGSRLAARALRDAMPFLMGAKAVTVIAVNEEAGEASSDQLVGHLSRRGIAARVQRLATERGDVQAAILSIAAEGNMGLLVMGGYGHSRLQERILGGVTRRMFESMTVPVLMSH; encoded by the coding sequence ATGTTCAGGAACATTCTGGTTCATATTCCCTCGGAGCGTCCGGTCAGACCGGTGATTGAGGTCGCCGTCGCGCTGGCGATGGCGCGCCGGTCGCGTCTCGATGCGGTGGCCATTGGCTATGAATCGATGGGCGGCGTCGGAATGTTGGTGGGGAGCGGTGGAGCCGCCATTGCTGCCGCAGTGGGGGCCGAGCAGGCGCGTGCCCAGGAAAGGGCCGACGCGGCGATTTCCGTTTTCGAGGTCGAGGCCAAGCTGGCCGAAATTGCCTACGACGTCAGGAGCTTGACGGCGATTCCGGCCGAAGCCGGAGAAGCCATCGGAGTGCTTGCGCGGCTTTACGACATGACCATCGTGCTCCAGCCCGACTCGTCGAAGTCCAACTACGACAATGACATTCCGCAGGCGATCTTGTTCAATTCCGGCGGACCGATGTTGATGATTCCCCACATCCACAAGGGGCCGCTCGACACGCACCACGTCGGGATCGCCTGGGACGGCAGCCGTCTGGCCGCTCGTGCGTTGCGCGATGCGATGCCGTTTCTGATGGGCGCGAAGGCGGTGACCGTGATTGCGGTTAACGAGGAAGCGGGCGAGGCATCCTCGGACCAACTCGTTGGCCATCTGAGCAGGCGTGGCATCGCAGCGAGGGTCCAACGGCTGGCCACGGAACGCGGCGATGTTCAAGCAGCCATTCTATCGATCGCAGCCGAAGGCAATATGGGCCTGCTCGTGATGGGTGGATACGGCCATTCGCGATTGCAGGAGCGAATTCTCGGCGGCGTCACACGGCGCATGTTCGAATCGATGACGGTGCCAGTTTTGATGTCGCACTGA
- a CDS encoding c-type cytochrome, with protein MRIQRICSRRNTPRQGLLFVAGLVVLALSPAAAADADHGAELAKRWCASCHVVGADQKQASADVPPFAAIARRSDFNAEKLAFFLLEPHPKMPNFPLSRNEAGDIAAYIGSLRK; from the coding sequence ATGCGCATCCAGCGAATTTGCTCCAGGCGAAACACGCCGCGCCAAGGTCTGCTTTTTGTCGCCGGTCTCGTCGTTTTGGCCCTGTCGCCGGCGGCGGCGGCCGATGCGGATCATGGTGCAGAACTCGCAAAACGTTGGTGCGCCTCTTGTCACGTCGTCGGCGCCGATCAAAAGCAAGCAAGTGCGGACGTTCCGCCGTTCGCCGCCATAGCGCGTAGATCGGATTTCAATGCCGAGAAACTGGCGTTCTTTCTGCTCGAGCCGCATCCCAAGATGCCGAACTTTCCGCTCAGCCGAAACGAAGCAGGCGATATCGCCGCCTACATCGGATCGCTACGAAAATAA
- a CDS encoding AAA family ATPase, protein MDLVHFNQGVAANAVFNRYLAVAKVEDIDGLELLPLFLSVRAAIRAHVLFMKSEHAEDGEAVWQEARRYFDLAGRLIKPKAPMLVAIGGMSGTGKSVLARGLAGLVEPPPSNTAQRVLAQGCSVVLDAAFLQEAERAEPASLARKHGARFVGLFLTADLAARLARIKQRKSDASDATRDVVLMQETFTIGAVDWHMVDASGTPDQSLRSARVVLEPAPGEG, encoded by the coding sequence ATGGATCTCGTCCATTTCAATCAGGGCGTGGCGGCAAACGCGGTGTTCAATCGCTACCTTGCGGTTGCAAAGGTTGAAGATATAGATGGCCTCGAGCTGTTGCCGTTGTTCCTGTCGGTGAGGGCGGCGATCCGCGCCCATGTGCTGTTCATGAAGAGCGAGCATGCCGAGGATGGCGAAGCGGTTTGGCAAGAGGCCAGGCGCTATTTCGACCTGGCCGGACGCCTCATCAAGCCGAAGGCGCCGATGTTGGTTGCGATCGGCGGCATGTCGGGGACTGGAAAGTCGGTTCTCGCGCGTGGGCTTGCAGGCTTGGTCGAGCCGCCGCCTTCGAATACCGCACAGCGTGTACTGGCCCAGGGCTGCTCGGTCGTGCTCGATGCTGCCTTCCTGCAGGAGGCAGAGCGGGCAGAGCCCGCCAGCCTGGCGCGCAAGCACGGCGCGCGCTTCGTTGGCCTGTTCCTGACTGCGGATCTGGCGGCCCGGCTGGCGCGGATCAAGCAACGCAAGAGCGATGCATCCGATGCAACCCGGGATGTCGTCTTGATGCAGGAGACCTTCACCATTGGTGCGGTGGATTGGCACATGGTCGATGCCTCGGGTACACCCGACCAGTCGCTGCGTAGCGCGCGTGTTGTGCTAGAACCGGCTCCGGGCGAGGGCTGA
- a CDS encoding phosphotransferase: MTRFDEERALDRVAASETINPSLAMAVADAILRSHDNAPPADGESWIASIPPIIAPNTAKFRNVLGLDAAAIDRLDAASRDLATTLLPLLGRRAAQGFVRRCHGDLHLANIVLVDGRPLLFDAIEFDAVIATTRVYADGSRPFQSGRGGKRGVQSLPCGCKG; the protein is encoded by the coding sequence ATGACACGGTTCGATGAGGAGCGGGCGCTTGACCGTGTCGCTGCGTCGGAGACGATCAATCCATCCCTTGCAATGGCCGTTGCCGATGCGATCCTGCGGTCCCACGACAACGCACCGCCCGCCGACGGCGAGTCCTGGATCGCCTCCATTCCCCCCATCATCGCACCCAACACCGCAAAGTTTCGCAATGTGCTCGGACTTGACGCCGCGGCCATCGATCGGCTCGACGCCGCCAGCCGCGATCTTGCAACGACGCTGCTACCGCTGCTTGGTCGGCGCGCCGCTCAGGGGTTTGTTCGGCGTTGTCATGGCGATCTCCATCTGGCCAACATCGTGCTGGTGGACGGCCGGCCGCTGCTGTTCGATGCCATCGAATTTGATGCTGTTATCGCGACCACGCGCGTTTACGCTGATGGATCTCGTCCATTTCAATCAGGGCGTGGCGGCAAACGCGGTGTTCAATCGCTACCTTGCGGTTGCAAAGGTTGA
- a CDS encoding cation-translocating P-type ATPase, with the protein MFHFLKSQGRYRGLNEADAQARLKAEGHNELPQPDRRTPFRIAVEVLREPMLALLVVGGIVYLALGDLKEAIILVAFATMSIVITVVQETRTERVLETLRDLTSPRALVIRDGERKRITGRDVVRGDLIVLSEGDRVPADAVLFQCQDLQADESTLTGESVPVRKVAWDDRTEFGPQRPGGDDLPQVFSGSLVVRGSGLAEVTATGVRSEIGKIGQSLAGLQTEPPRLQAQTQRVVRLFAVLGGAVSVLAVLLYGTMRGGWLDAVLAGIALGMSMLPEEFPVVLTVFMAMGAWRISLARVLTRRAAAIETLGSATVLCTDKTGTLTENRMTIVELRLKGENAFRPGNGAEMPAQFRDLSEFGLLASAPEPFDPMERAFHTLARERLAEPSCQHPNWKLVHAYGLRPDLLAVTHIWQPDSSRQEYVVAAKGAPEAIAGLCKLGATDRAALMQSIDEMAAAGLRVLGAARATHTGPSWPGSPRELTFEFLGLVGLADPLRAGVIAAVRECQSAGIKAVMITGDYPATANAIAHQAGFERGELITGERLEKMSDAELASRVETASVFARIMPEQKLRIVNAYKGNGEVVAMTGDGVNDAPSLKAAHIGIAMGGRGTDVAREASAIVLLDDDFGSIVKAIRLGRRIYDNLRKAMSFIFAVHVPIAGLALLPLLFGLPLLFGPIHIAFLEMVIDPVCSLVFEAETEEDDVMRRPPRSPDEPLFSRALVAWSLLQGTLAFAVVAAIYVLALQSGMPVPEVRALAFFSLVVVIVSLILVNRSFSASLLTALRRPNWTLAAVLAAVAAILALTLLWPLASKLFAFGPLHADDLALTLGAGVIALITLELLKPVLRPRLQS; encoded by the coding sequence GTGTTTCATTTTCTGAAATCGCAAGGACGGTACCGCGGCCTCAATGAAGCGGATGCCCAGGCCCGGCTGAAGGCCGAGGGACATAACGAGCTCCCACAACCCGACCGTCGCACGCCGTTTCGAATAGCGGTCGAGGTACTACGCGAACCGATGCTGGCGCTGCTCGTGGTCGGCGGGATCGTCTACCTGGCGCTTGGCGACCTGAAGGAGGCGATCATCCTGGTCGCCTTTGCCACAATGTCGATCGTGATCACCGTGGTGCAGGAGACCCGCACCGAGCGCGTTCTGGAGACGCTGCGCGACCTCACAAGCCCCCGCGCGCTGGTCATTCGCGACGGTGAGCGCAAGCGGATCACAGGCCGCGATGTGGTACGGGGCGACCTCATCGTCCTTTCCGAAGGAGATCGGGTTCCTGCCGATGCCGTTCTCTTCCAGTGCCAGGATCTCCAAGCCGACGAATCAACTCTGACCGGCGAATCCGTCCCCGTGCGCAAGGTCGCTTGGGACGATCGTACCGAGTTCGGACCTCAGCGGCCGGGAGGCGACGATCTGCCTCAGGTATTCTCCGGCTCGCTAGTGGTGCGAGGTTCGGGACTGGCGGAGGTGACGGCAACCGGAGTGCGAAGCGAGATCGGCAAGATCGGCCAATCGCTGGCCGGGCTCCAAACCGAACCGCCGCGCCTACAGGCGCAAACCCAACGTGTTGTCAGGCTGTTTGCCGTTTTGGGCGGCGCGGTGAGCGTGCTCGCGGTCCTGCTTTACGGAACCATGCGCGGCGGCTGGCTGGACGCTGTACTGGCCGGAATTGCGCTTGGCATGTCGATGCTGCCGGAAGAATTCCCGGTCGTCCTGACCGTCTTCATGGCCATGGGCGCATGGCGAATCTCGCTCGCGCGCGTGCTGACGCGGCGCGCGGCCGCCATCGAGACGCTGGGTTCAGCCACCGTACTGTGTACCGACAAGACAGGCACCCTCACCGAGAACCGGATGACGATCGTGGAGCTGAGGCTGAAAGGAGAGAACGCTTTTCGACCCGGCAACGGGGCGGAAATGCCTGCGCAATTCCGCGACTTGAGCGAATTCGGTTTGCTCGCGAGCGCACCGGAGCCATTCGATCCGATGGAGCGGGCATTCCATACCCTGGCGCGCGAGCGGCTGGCAGAGCCCTCGTGTCAGCACCCGAACTGGAAGCTCGTTCACGCCTATGGTCTCCGTCCCGACCTGCTTGCTGTGACCCATATCTGGCAGCCGGACAGCTCGCGTCAGGAATATGTCGTCGCCGCCAAAGGTGCCCCCGAGGCAATCGCCGGTCTTTGCAAGCTGGGCGCCACGGACCGCGCGGCGCTGATGCAATCGATCGATGAGATGGCCGCGGCTGGTCTGCGGGTATTGGGTGCCGCCCGTGCCACGCATACCGGGCCGAGCTGGCCTGGGTCACCGCGCGAACTGACGTTCGAATTCCTGGGACTTGTCGGGCTGGCCGATCCGCTGCGCGCCGGCGTCATCGCGGCGGTGCGCGAATGCCAGTCGGCCGGCATCAAGGCTGTCATGATTACTGGCGACTATCCGGCGACCGCAAATGCAATCGCACATCAGGCCGGCTTCGAACGCGGGGAGCTCATTACCGGCGAACGGCTAGAGAAAATGAGCGATGCTGAACTGGCAAGCCGAGTGGAGACAGCAAGCGTTTTCGCGCGGATCATGCCGGAACAGAAGCTTCGTATCGTCAATGCGTACAAAGGCAATGGCGAGGTCGTCGCGATGACGGGCGATGGCGTCAACGATGCGCCGTCACTGAAGGCCGCCCATATCGGTATTGCGATGGGCGGCCGCGGAACCGATGTGGCGCGCGAAGCTTCCGCCATCGTGCTGCTCGACGACGATTTTGGCTCGATCGTCAAGGCGATCCGTCTGGGCCGCCGCATCTATGACAATTTGCGCAAGGCGATGAGTTTCATCTTCGCCGTTCACGTCCCCATTGCTGGACTGGCGTTGCTGCCGTTGCTGTTCGGCCTCCCCTTGCTGTTCGGGCCGATCCATATCGCCTTTCTCGAAATGGTCATCGATCCCGTCTGCTCGCTGGTATTCGAGGCAGAAACCGAGGAGGACGACGTCATGCGTCGCCCGCCGCGTTCGCCCGACGAGCCGCTGTTCTCGCGGGCGCTGGTCGCCTGGAGCCTGCTGCAGGGGACGCTGGCTTTCGCAGTGGTCGCAGCCATTTACGTCCTGGCGCTCCAGTCGGGCATGCCGGTGCCGGAAGTGCGGGCGCTGGCATTCTTCTCGCTCGTCGTGGTGATCGTCAGTCTGATCCTGGTCAACCGTTCTTTCAGCGCGTCACTGCTGACAGCGCTGCGGCGGCCAAACTGGACCCTGGCCGCGGTACTCGCGGCCGTTGCCGCCATCCTGGCCCTCACCCTGCTGTGGCCGTTGGCAAGCAAGCTCTTCGCCTTCGGACCTCTGCACGCCGACGACCTGGCCCTAACGCTCGGCGCGGGAGTCATCGCGCTGATCACCCTCGAACTCCTGAAGCCGGTGCTGCGCCCGCGGCTGCAATCCTAG
- a CDS encoding serine hydrolase gives MVANPGTALSYDAERIYARNFEVPSGGGVGTARAIARAYGVFAAGGDDLKMRPETTRLLMAPAIPPERGFYDECLRGEAQFSLGFMKPSPQWPFGHAGAFGAPGAGGSLGYADPEAGIGYRYVTNGWGRP, from the coding sequence TTGGTAGCAAACCCCGGTACGGCGCTGTCGTATGACGCCGAGCGCATCTACGCGCGCAATTTCGAGGTGCCTTCGGGGGGCGGCGTCGGCACAGCCCGCGCCATTGCACGAGCCTATGGCGTCTTTGCCGCGGGGGGAGACGATCTGAAGATGCGGCCCGAGACCACGCGCTTGCTCATGGCGCCGGCGATACCGCCAGAGCGCGGCTTCTATGACGAGTGCCTGAGAGGCGAGGCGCAGTTCTCGTTGGGTTTCATGAAGCCGAGTCCGCAATGGCCGTTCGGACATGCAGGTGCGTTCGGTGCACCGGGGGCGGGTGGATCGCTCGGTTATGCCGATCCGGAAGCCGGCATCGGCTACCGCTATGTCACCAACGGATGGGGACGGCCCTGA
- a CDS encoding universal stress protein — protein MAFKDILVTLTSYPDPTPASVAEDAVAIAATFGAHLAAVACEVHVEVPGHFLSGSTANIPGIIAGETEKSRNSTRAMLAAFDAAANKAGILHEIYLEKCPTFAVPDLLVDHARLRDLTMVPVPESYDQWYAEAVIFGSGRPTLVLPESPRARPFELGTVAVAWDFSRAAARAVSDAMPLLEKARKVRIVTVTNEKKLDSRHSAEALAKNMARHGIDVVLDKVDANGRRIGDVLEAYTVSHQVDVLVMGAYGHSRWREFILGGATKSLLSKPPLPILFSH, from the coding sequence ATGGCGTTCAAGGACATTCTGGTGACGTTGACGAGTTATCCCGATCCCACCCCGGCCTCGGTTGCCGAGGATGCGGTCGCGATCGCCGCAACCTTCGGCGCTCACCTGGCGGCGGTGGCCTGCGAGGTCCATGTGGAAGTGCCCGGGCACTTCCTTTCCGGCTCGACGGCCAACATTCCCGGGATCATAGCGGGCGAAACCGAAAAGAGCCGGAACAGCACCAGGGCCATGCTGGCGGCATTCGACGCCGCCGCAAACAAGGCCGGCATTCTGCACGAAATCTATTTAGAAAAATGCCCGACCTTCGCCGTGCCGGATCTCCTGGTAGACCATGCGCGGCTTCGCGACCTCACCATGGTGCCGGTGCCGGAAAGCTACGACCAGTGGTACGCCGAAGCCGTGATATTCGGATCGGGGCGGCCTACCCTCGTTCTGCCTGAGAGTCCGCGGGCGCGCCCGTTCGAACTCGGGACTGTCGCCGTCGCCTGGGATTTCAGTCGCGCCGCGGCCCGCGCGGTTTCCGATGCCATGCCGCTGCTCGAAAAGGCCAGGAAGGTGCGGATCGTTACCGTCACCAACGAAAAGAAGCTGGACAGCAGGCATTCCGCCGAAGCACTGGCCAAAAACATGGCGCGCCACGGCATCGACGTGGTGCTCGACAAGGTCGATGCCAACGGCCGAAGGATCGGCGACGTGCTCGAAGCCTACACCGTTTCGCATCAGGTCGACGTTCTCGTGATGGGCGCCTATGGGCATTCGCGATGGCGCGAGTTCATCCTCGGCGGCGCCACCAAGAGCCTGCTGTCGAAACCGCCGCTACCGATCCTGTTTTCGCATTAA
- a CDS encoding Hsp20/alpha crystallin family protein produces the protein MNTKSVIPVVTQRAVSRRETNPFSLLQQEIDRLFEGVTRNIPGFATTAMPSMDISETDKVIEITAELPGLEKKDVELNVADNLLTIRGEKKNEREEKNKDYHLVERSYGSFSRSVELPSGVKVEDISAEIANGVLKVTVKKPAPKQTKQIEIKSAA, from the coding sequence ATGAATACGAAATCCGTCATCCCGGTTGTAACCCAGCGTGCCGTTAGCCGCCGCGAAACCAATCCGTTCTCGCTTCTGCAGCAGGAGATCGACCGGCTGTTCGAGGGCGTCACGCGCAACATCCCCGGTTTCGCCACAACGGCGATGCCCAGCATGGATATCAGCGAGACCGACAAGGTGATCGAAATTACTGCCGAACTCCCGGGGCTGGAGAAGAAGGACGTCGAGCTCAACGTGGCCGACAATCTCCTCACCATCCGCGGCGAGAAGAAGAATGAGCGCGAGGAGAAGAACAAGGACTATCACCTTGTCGAGCGCAGCTACGGCTCGTTCTCGCGTTCGGTCGAGCTTCCCTCCGGCGTCAAGGTTGAGGACATTTCGGCTGAAATCGCCAACGGCGTACTGAAGGTCACCGTGAAGAAGCCAGCGCCGAAGCAGACCAAGCAGATCGAGATCAAATCGGCCGCCTGA
- a CDS encoding phage holin family protein: MNSENVVKQLRALWRTDRIIAEIRMRHMLVGLGLRAFAALIAVFGLLMLELSAYFALVQIWSAISAAAILAVANFVIAAVLFVVGGRPPSGRELELATDIHGSAVEALQSEVRALQSQFTGMVQHPLNSVLPLVLVPLITIIVKSLKKSRATAPAAKVMSEPN; encoded by the coding sequence GTGAACAGCGAGAACGTCGTCAAGCAGCTGCGGGCGCTGTGGCGCACCGACCGCATCATCGCCGAGATCCGGATGCGGCACATGCTGGTCGGGTTGGGCCTGCGGGCGTTTGCCGCGCTGATCGCGGTTTTTGGCCTGCTGATGCTGGAGCTGTCAGCGTATTTCGCGCTGGTGCAGATCTGGAGCGCGATTTCCGCGGCCGCGATTCTTGCCGTCGCCAATTTCGTGATCGCGGCCGTCTTGTTCGTGGTTGGCGGTAGGCCGCCCTCGGGCCGCGAACTCGAACTGGCCACTGACATTCACGGCTCCGCGGTCGAGGCCCTGCAAAGCGAAGTCCGCGCGCTGCAATCGCAATTCACCGGCATGGTGCAGCATCCCCTGAACAGCGTACTGCCGTTGGTGCTGGTGCCGCTGATCACGATCATCGTCAAGAGCCTGAAGAAATCCAGGGCAACCGCCCCTGCGGCGAAAGTCATGTCCGAGCCGAACTGA
- a CDS encoding universal stress protein — protein MFKSVLALIPSERPVRPVVDGSVVLAMACHAHVNALAIGYETTNIPLAAIAGPATAMIFQENRIRAIERGETAMSVFELEAKEAGISYNCRTISAIPAEAISIAGAVARLHELTIALQPEFECHTFDNYLSTEILFQAGGPVLFMPYTFRGAFAARRVGVCWDGSRLASRALQDAMPLLRKADALTIITITNSSSIPAEATPERLVQHLARVGLPAKIVSFPAGHSEIQPTILSVAADQSLDLLVMGGYGHSRLQERILGGVTRDMLRCMTVPTLMSH, from the coding sequence ATGTTCAAGAGCGTCCTGGCACTCATCCCTTCCGAACGTCCGGTTCGGCCGGTTGTTGACGGTTCAGTCGTGTTGGCTATGGCCTGCCACGCCCATGTCAATGCTCTCGCGATTGGCTACGAGACCACCAATATTCCGTTGGCCGCAATAGCCGGCCCGGCGACCGCAATGATCTTTCAGGAAAATCGGATACGCGCTATCGAGCGCGGAGAAACTGCAATGAGCGTTTTTGAGCTCGAAGCAAAAGAGGCTGGAATTTCCTACAACTGCCGCACGATCAGCGCAATTCCGGCCGAAGCAATCTCGATCGCCGGTGCAGTTGCGCGACTTCATGAGTTGACCATCGCTTTGCAGCCAGAATTCGAGTGCCACACGTTCGACAACTACCTTTCTACGGAAATCTTGTTCCAGGCAGGCGGCCCGGTACTGTTCATGCCATATACATTCCGTGGCGCATTTGCGGCACGCCGTGTCGGAGTTTGCTGGGACGGGAGCCGTCTCGCGAGCCGCGCGTTGCAGGACGCAATGCCGCTGCTCCGGAAGGCAGATGCACTCACGATCATCACCATCACGAATTCAAGCTCGATTCCGGCCGAGGCCACGCCCGAGCGTCTTGTCCAGCATCTGGCGCGAGTTGGATTGCCCGCCAAGATCGTATCCTTCCCGGCAGGACATTCTGAAATTCAGCCGACCATTCTTTCCGTTGCGGCGGATCAAAGCCTGGACCTACTGGTGATGGGCGGCTACGGACATTCGCGCTTGCAGGAAAGGATCCTCGGCGGCGTCACCCGCGATATGCTTCGGTGCATGACGGTGCCGACGCTGATGTCGCACTAA
- a CDS encoding serine hydrolase domain-containing protein encodes MAVVEHARIHGEVAKGFEPVRAAFLENFTRRDELGAACCVYRHGEKVVDLWGGIRNKATGEPWEEDTMVLVHSATKGLAAMTLALAFSRGWLDYEERVCTYWPEFAQAGKDRITVRHLLAHQAGLHAFDEPVDRGVIADLDRLAGVMARQKPAWDPGTRQAYHGISLGFYQNELLRRLDPQHRTLGRFFHNEIAKPLKLEFYIRLPETIPNSRLAKLEQPA; translated from the coding sequence TTGGCAGTTGTTGAGCACGCGCGAATTCACGGAGAGGTCGCCAAGGGCTTCGAACCTGTCCGGGCCGCGTTCCTCGAGAACTTCACCCGCCGAGACGAACTCGGGGCGGCGTGTTGCGTGTACCGCCACGGCGAGAAGGTCGTCGACCTCTGGGGCGGAATCCGCAACAAGGCAACGGGCGAGCCTTGGGAAGAGGACACCATGGTCCTGGTGCACTCAGCCACCAAAGGATTGGCGGCGATGACGCTCGCCCTCGCGTTCTCGCGCGGTTGGCTCGACTATGAGGAGCGCGTGTGCACCTATTGGCCCGAGTTTGCTCAAGCTGGCAAGGACAGGATCACCGTCCGGCATCTCTTGGCGCATCAGGCCGGCCTACACGCCTTCGACGAGCCGGTCGACCGCGGGGTCATCGCCGATCTCGACCGCCTGGCGGGCGTCATGGCGCGCCAGAAGCCGGCCTGGGATCCGGGAACGCGGCAGGCCTATCACGGCATTAGCCTCGGCTTCTATCAGAACGAGCTCCTCCGGCGGCTAGACCCGCAGCATCGCACGCTGGGTCGCTTCTTCCACAACGAGATCGCGAAGCCCTTGAAGCTCGAGTTCTATATTCGCCTACCCGAGACGATCCCGAACTCGAGGCTCGCCAAGCTCGAGCAGCCAGCCTGA